Proteins encoded in a region of the Zea mays cultivar B73 chromosome 2, Zm-B73-REFERENCE-NAM-5.0, whole genome shotgun sequence genome:
- the LOC103647343 gene encoding uncharacterized protein, with translation MDEATFRDSQEHRLEIYYTIIRPQKIVYIFREVQQCTLLSKTECSEECSYALSHQDTTLDRTLKNDGSAKKGTIIVWEIFALKHKARHLVQSRLLQSPVAVVAVASATTAYAVITTTDEKPRDIVVTDDFDIKRTQPTSNSKKIVAETDVLTGQNGKLATRLAEVLDEN, from the exons ATGGATGAGGCCACTTTCCGTGATTCCCAG GAACATAGGTTGGAAATTTATTACACCATAATTAGGCCGCAAAAAATTGTCTACATATTCAGAGAAGTGCAACAGTGCACACTCCTTTCAAAGACTGAGTGCAGTGAAGAATGTTCCTATGCCCTCAGTCATCAAGATACAACATTGGATCGAACACTCAAAAATGATGGATCAGCAAAAAAGGGTACTATTATTGTCTGGGAG ATCTTTGCTTTGAAACACAAAGCAAGACATTTAGTTCAATCTCGTCTTCTTCAGTCACCAGTTGCAGTTGTCGCCGTCGCTTCTGCGACAACTGCCTATGCTGTAATTACTACCACAGATGAGAAACCTAGAGATATTGTTGTGACAgatgattttgatatcaagagaaCTCAACCTACAAGTAATTCCAAAAAGATCGTTGCTGAAACTGATGTACTTACTGGACAGAATGGTAAACTAGCGACCAGATTGGCAGAAGTTCTTGATGAAAACTAA
- the LOC103649108 gene encoding uncharacterized protein — MAGVADPSIATALEEQSKSLKAQAKSLDSTQKILQRICDRFDAQDARYRVLEASVASQAADLAALRAGEGDAVSNLRADLEHQVASRVTEIESSVWDRVDAIAADASTRVAALENVHAVFESWRPRIENSVDSLRAELSKVAKLLERGAMTESEASPGILGVHQAAAGRQPASATNAAGPNGHRAAQPAREVGVGYVYAHTQHQLPDNA, encoded by the coding sequence ATGGCAGGGGTGGCGGATCCGAGCATCGCCACCGCGTTGGAAGAACAGTCCAAGTCGTTGAAAGCTCAGGCCAAATCGCTCGACTCCACCCAAAAAATCCTGCAGCGCATCTGCGACCGCTTCGACGCCCAGGATGCGCGCTACCGCGTCCTGGAAGCATCCGTGGCCAGCCAGGCGGCGGATCTGGCGGCACTCCGCGCCGGGGAAGGCGACGCCGTGTCCAACCTGCGGGCGGATCTGGAGCATCAAGTGGCGTCGCGGGTGACGGAGATCGAGTCCTCCGTGTGGGACCGCGTCGACGCCATCGCCGCGGACGCCAGCACCCGGGTGGCGGCGCTGGAGAACGTCCACGCGGTGTTCGAAAGCTGGCGGCCCAGGATCGAGAACTCCGTTGACTCGTTGCGCGCCGAACTCTCCAAGGTCGCCAAGCTGCTCGAGCGCGGGGCGATGACGGAGTCAGAAGCCTCGCCGGGCATCCTTGGTGTCCATCAAGCGGCGGCGGGGCGCCAGCCGGCATCCGCGACGAACGCCGCAGGCCCTAATGGGCACCGCGCTGCACAACCGGCACGGGAGGTGGGTGTTGGGTATGTCTACGCCCATACCCAACACCAACTCCCGGACAATG